One window of the Populus nigra chromosome 4, ddPopNigr1.1, whole genome shotgun sequence genome contains the following:
- the LOC133691125 gene encoding probable beta-1,4-xylosyltransferase IRX10 translates to MGSPNNKPARIFSPHNHTSPPCTRTHQIGALLLIATTFFLTRLFDQAFPTGPPSSLNNDHPSPNVVHVSDGGSLSWPQRGYGSHLSLKIYVYEEDEIDGLKELLRGRDGKISADACLKGQWGTQVKIHGLLLESRFRTRKKEEADLFFVPAYVKCVRMMGGLNDKEINHTYVKVLSQMPYFRRSGGRDHIFVFPSGAGAHLFRSWATYINRSIILTPEADRTDKKDTSAFNTWKDIIIPGNVEDGMTKRRVAMVQPLPLSKRKYLANYLGRAQGKVGRLKLIELAKQYPDKLESPELKFSGPGKFGRMEYFQHLRNAKFCLAPRGESSWTLRFYESFFVECVPVILSDQAEFPFQNVIDYTQISIKWPSTRIGLELLEYLESIPDENIEQMIAAGRQIRCLWVYAPEFESCSAMQGIMWELQRKLRQFHQSAETFWLHNRTIVDRRLVEFSSWVPPMPLP, encoded by the exons atgggAAGCCCAAACAACAAACCCGCCAGAATCTTCTCTCCTCACAACCACACTTCACCACCATGCACCCGCACACACCAGATCGGCGCTCTCCTCTTAATCGCCACCACTTTCTTCCTCACTCGCCTCTTTGATCAAGCCTTCCCTACTGGCCCTCCCTCCTCCTTGAATAACGACCATCCATCACCAAATGTCGTTCACGTATCCGACGGTGGATCCCTCTCCTGGCCTCAGCGAGGCTACGGGTCCCACCTCTCCCTCAAGATCTACGTCTACGAGGAAGACGAAATTGACGGATTGAAAGAACTCTTGCGAGGCAGGGACGGAAAAATCTCAGCTGATGCTTGTCTTAAAGGCCAGTGGGGCACTCAG GTTAAGATACACGGGCTGTTGTTAGAATCGAGATTTAGAACGAGAAAGAAGGAGGAAGCTGATTTATTCTTTGTGCCTGCCTATGTTAAATGTGTACGGATGATGGGTGGTCTAAATGATAAAGAGATAAACCACACTTATgtcaag GTATTAAGTCAAATGCCGTATTTTAGACGATCAGGAGGCCGTGATCACATTTTTGTCTTTCCTAG TGGTGCCGGAGCTCATTTATTTAGATCCTGGGCGACGTATATTAATCGTTCCATAATTCTTACTCCTGAG GCGGACAGGACTGATAAGAAAGATACGAGTGCTTTTAATACAtggaaagatattatcattCCTGGGAATGTTGAAGATGGGATGACTAAAAGAAGGGTAGCAATGGTTCAACCCCTACCTTTATCAAAGAGGAAGTATTTGGCGAATTATTTAGGTCGTGCACAAGGGAAAGTTGGTCGCCTGAAGTTAATAGAGCTTGCGAAGCAGTATCCAGATAag TTGGAATCTCCAGAGTTGAAGTTCAGCGGCCCTGGCAAATTTGGGAGGATGGAGTACTTTCAACACCTACGCAATGCCAAGTTCTGCCTTGCTCCACGTGGAGAATCTTCTTGGACACTTCGGTTTTATGAGTCTTTTTTTGtg GAGTGTGTCCCGGTTATATTATCAGATCAAGCAGAATTTCCTTTCCAAAATGTGATTGACTACACCCAGATATCAATCAAATGGCCATCCACTCGAATAGGGCTTGAACTTTTGGAGTATTTAGAATCAATTCCAG ATGAAAACATAGAGCAGATGATAGCTGCTGGTAGACAAATAAGATGCTTGTGGGTATATGCTCCAGAATTTGAGTCCTGTTCTGCAATGCAAGGAATAATGTGGGAACTTCAGAGAAAATTACGGCAATTCCACCAATCAGCTGAGACATTCTGGCTGCACAATAGAACGATTGTTGATAGACGCTTGGTTGAGTTCTCAAGCTGGGTTCCTCCCATGCCTTTGCCCTGA
- the LOC133691126 gene encoding psbP domain-containing protein 4, chloroplastic isoform X1 translates to MGTTLLTSCGLQWRYHHQQIVPDNHLLSHSPENFPSRAKITAESRKSGFLDGENEKSAGFLKRRSVLVSGVSLVSTSVLGSAGEGLAVVKQGLLAGRIPGLSEPDDQGWRTYRRPDDKSGGHGVGWSPIIPYLFSVPQGWEEVPVSIADLGGTEIDLRFGSSKEGRLFVIVAPVLRFADYLGENATIEQIGPPEKVINAFGPEVIGENVEGKVLSMNVEEHSGRRYYQYELEPPHALITATAAGNRLYLFNVTGNGLQWKRHYQDLKRIADSFRVV, encoded by the exons ATGGGAACCACCTTACTCACCAGCTGTGGTCTTCAATGGAGATATCATCACCAACAAATAGTTCCTGACAATCATTTGCTTAGTCATTCACCAGAAAACTTCCCATCAAGAGCTAAAATAACAGCAGAATCCAGAAAGAGTGGCTTTCTTGATGGTGAAAATGAGAAATCCGCCGGGTTTTTGAAGAGAAGGTCAGTTTTGGTTTCTGGGGTTTCTTTGGTTTCAACTTCAGTTTTGGGATCTGCAGGAGAAGGGCTGGCAGTTGTGAAACAAGGCCTTTTAGCAGGAAGAATACCTGGCTTATCTGAACCTGATGACCAAG GTTGGAGGACATACCGCAGGCCAGATGACAAGTCTGGGGGGCATGGTGTTGGATGGAGTCCAATCATCCCTTATCTTTTTTCTGTGCCTCAAGGTTGGGAAGAG GTTCCAGTATCAATAGCAGATCTTGGTGGCACAGAAATCGATTTGAGATTTGGCAGCTCCAAGGAAGGACGCCTTTTTGTCATTGTAGCTCCTGTTCTCAGATTTGCAGATT ATCTTGGTGAAAATGCTACAATCGAACAAATTGGACCTCCAGAGAAAGTAATTAACGCTTTTGGTCCAGAAGTAATTGGAGAGAATGTAGAAGGGAAGGTTCTAAGCATGAATGTAGAAGAACATTCTGGAAGAAGATATTACCAGTACGAGCTAGAGCCACCTCATGCACTGATCACTGCAACTGCAGCGGGAAATCGCCTCTACTTGTTCAATGTCACTGGGAATG GTCTTCAGTGGAAGAGACACTACCAGGATCTGAAGAGGATAGCAGACTCCTTTCGAGTTGTCTAG
- the LOC133691126 gene encoding psbP domain-containing protein 4, chloroplastic isoform X2, with product MTKTGWRTYRRPDDKSGGHGVGWSPIIPYLFSVPQGWEEVPVSIADLGGTEIDLRFGSSKEGRLFVIVAPVLRFADYLGENATIEQIGPPEKVINAFGPEVIGENVEGKVLSMNVEEHSGRRYYQYELEPPHALITATAAGNRLYLFNVTGNGLQWKRHYQDLKRIADSFRVV from the exons ATGACCAAG ACAGGTTGGAGGACATACCGCAGGCCAGATGACAAGTCTGGGGGGCATGGTGTTGGATGGAGTCCAATCATCCCTTATCTTTTTTCTGTGCCTCAAGGTTGGGAAGAG GTTCCAGTATCAATAGCAGATCTTGGTGGCACAGAAATCGATTTGAGATTTGGCAGCTCCAAGGAAGGACGCCTTTTTGTCATTGTAGCTCCTGTTCTCAGATTTGCAGATT ATCTTGGTGAAAATGCTACAATCGAACAAATTGGACCTCCAGAGAAAGTAATTAACGCTTTTGGTCCAGAAGTAATTGGAGAGAATGTAGAAGGGAAGGTTCTAAGCATGAATGTAGAAGAACATTCTGGAAGAAGATATTACCAGTACGAGCTAGAGCCACCTCATGCACTGATCACTGCAACTGCAGCGGGAAATCGCCTCTACTTGTTCAATGTCACTGGGAATG GTCTTCAGTGGAAGAGACACTACCAGGATCTGAAGAGGATAGCAGACTCCTTTCGAGTTGTCTAG
- the LOC133691124 gene encoding pentatricopeptide repeat-containing protein At3g21470, with the protein MCTSHEENNFIPQEIIHYPQKQIQYYKYQNSQLCPATTNPSWSSCIRKHVSNGSYREAIVLYNQIRSKGVYFLGLIPLVLKACAYVSVLNCGKSLHSEAIKHGVDSNVRIGTSLVSMYAKCGDIPDSRKLFEYMPERNVVTWNAMISGYGKNGDMKSASVLFDKMSTRNAVSWIEMIDGFARSGDMVAARRTFNEVPFELKNVVTWTVMIDGYASKGEMEAARLLFEEMPQRNFFVWSSMISGYCKIGNVKEARAIFDRVPVRNLVNWNSLICGYSQNGFCEEALDAFGKMQNEGYEPDEVTVVGVLSACAQLSLLDVGKDVHKMICAKGMKLNEFVVNALVDMYAKCGDLTGARLIFERMTNKNNACWNSMISGFAVHGKTKEALEFFGRMEESNEKPDEITFLSVLSACVHGGFVEVGLEIFSKMEGYGLSASIKHYGCLVDLLGRAGRIQDAYHLIKSMPMKPNDTVWGAFLGACRIHMDNDMVEQVVEDVCTSDSSVDSGNDPHYALLLNIYAGSGSWEKAGRVSMVMADRGLQKTSGRSSLMLENTEQFHI; encoded by the coding sequence ATGTGTACAAGCCATGAAGAAAACAACTTTATACCACAAGAAATCATACACTATcctcaaaaacaaattcaatactACAAATATCAAAACTCTCAACTTTGCCCTGCAACTACAAACCCCAGTTGGTCTTCCTGTATAAGAAAACACGTCTCTAATGGATCATACAGAGAAGCAATTGTTTTATACAATCAAATCCGCAGCAAAGGAGTGTACTTTTTGGGATTGATCCCTTTAGTCCTTAAAGCATGTGCTTATGTTTCCGTGCTGAATTGTGGGAAATCTTTGCACAGTGAAGCAATAAAGCATGGAGTAGATTCTAATGTACGTATTGGGACATCATTGGTTTCTATGTATGCAAAATGTGGTGATATACCCGATTCGCGTAAGCTGTTTGAGTATATGCCTGAGAGAAATGTTGTGACATGGAATGCCATGATTAGTGGATATGGTAAGAATGGGGACATGAAATCAGCATCAGTTTTGTTTGACAAAATGTCGACCAGAAATGCGGTTTCTTGGATTGAAATGATAGATGGGTTTGCCAGAAGTGGAGATATGGTTGCCGCTAGGCGTACGTTCAATGAGGTAccatttgaattgaaaaatgtgGTGACTTGGACTGTGATGATTGATGGGTATGCGAGCAAAGGAGAGATGGAAGCTGCAAGATTGCTTTTTGAAGAGATGCCACAGAGGAATTTCTTTGTCTGGTCGTCCATGATTTCAGGGTATTGTAAGATAGGTAATGTTAAGGAGGCGAGGGCTATTTTTGATCGCGTTCCAGTTAGGAACTTGGTGAACTGGAATTCTTTGATTTGTGGTTACTCGCAGAATGGGTTTTGTGAGGAAGCTTTGGATGCCTTTGGGAAGATGCAAAATGAGGGTTATGAGCCTGATGAAGTTACAGTTGTGGGTGTTTTATCTGCTTGTGCCCAGTTGAGTCTACTGGATGTTGGTAAAGATGTGCATAAGATGATATGTGCGAAAGGGATGAAGCTTAATGAGTTTGTTGTGAATGCGTTAGTGGATATGTATGCGAAATGTGGGGATTTAACTGGTGCCCGATTGATCTTTGAACGaatgaccaataaaaataatgccTGTTGGAATTCTATGATATCAGGCTTTGCCGTTCATGGGAAAACCAAAGAGGCTCTAGAGTTCTTCGGGAGAATGGAAGAGTCAAATGAGAAGCCTGACGAAATAACCTTTCTCTCTGTTCTCTCGGCTTGTGTTCATGGGGGATTTGTAGAAGTTGGTTTGGAAATTTTTTCTAAGATGGAGGGATACGGGTTGTCAGCAAGTATCAAGCACTATGGCTGTCTGGTTGATCTTTTGGGGCGAGCAGGAAGAATACAGGATGCTTATCATTTGATCAAGAGTATGCCAATGAAACCAAATGATACGGTTTGGGGTGCTTTCCTTGGAGCTTGTCGAATTCATATGGATAATGATATGGTGGAGCAGGTGGTAGAAGATGTTTGCACATCGGATTCTAGTGTTGATTCTGGAAATGATCCTCATTATGCTTTGTTGTTGAACATATATGCTGGTTCTGGTAGCTGGGAGAAGGCTGGAAGGGTGAGTATGGTCATGGCGGATAGAGGGCTTCAAAAGACTTCTGGACGCAGCTCACTTATGCTTGAAAATACAGAACAGTTTCATATCTGA